In a single window of the Etheostoma spectabile isolate EspeVRDwgs_2016 chromosome 3, UIUC_Espe_1.0, whole genome shotgun sequence genome:
- the gvin1l2 gene encoding interferon-induced very large GTPase 1 has product MSVKLPKRLSKKKKKPLKVNVQTDVLNLMGLEASGTTPLDPAYILDISTWALENQEPMEPKDLPNAFLQRLWLLSPDARSPCCKPLHDVLKNANKSPEEIINDFGGESQSAINPLDLVSAVFMSANTFLQQEMTVRMLQCQFAVPLVLPNIDPEEPSHFLLWPLRGAVSKWRSHLPDNNSKVYEGDLASTYMPIVSCVKLGYSGVSKSQVLNNVISGLRSPSETFLHRGLDGGQLPRRLSNGLVEVGWYLPTGDTTRDIFPVPVVISNLRGDASSHEKCLSLLCKVSSAVVVFCGDLREKEKLILASCKNMASKLILIDLSDAEKNENRVVGFTGPNLEEYMGVPRGSVLQGRDLSEEELANRLCDTLKDLLPYELKHVTLEAAAKLAKEHGFNLDEGAACEKAMATVEEVLRGLDEGSAQFREKQIPLQGPLWSKLAEIEKEESKQRKEGKEIDPQLQKEKKDILLELSSYKMTPAMKIFTDALFTDTVERTYFLSRMKLRLLQKQIQKPNSPQDIVTNLQTEMKAGLPEFYDELQNGTNDNLLDSDSFCTDSTFNEETTEEQHVSEQHQMCLDVSFDQVASSSQPSEPDPSTLGLEHFLREMGLIFELTHMSPSSGSHNVLRLPSLATDLLLYGIPLELMDGDASNIPIHWLGCVFAELKRRLPQEQCRTRVLTNLGVHHDRNTEVLYALFGVRFPDGRKRATRGVYMTALCLPDNLRKDMEFDFLFLIDAGLCTMSLDNTRNMLIHDNEMATVATGLSDVLMQSISSHVGTDFEANFTVIVNALLRINECGSMPICQLLAQDESINTLLQASQLRRVSDMLQAEIGDRGNSNANNHYAKTTNSITCLKGPWYNMSLSDPIDTQYSKAVLKLKQNLFEALKKCAAKSKAKGLPEFMSHLCAVWDAVKAESFSISMNNTDIALAFSLFCTELSQWENTFLEHTESWLNGARRTIFDTKAKAVDALIQNGLLSELKDEAREEVKTEVDTLRSKGEAYLMKENSLKMNTFRPILVSHMDDLQERVTEELIQRLGTVNESHCSKTQLEHFEALLEKEQESKLHTLLEKSKATKVLLQDTELEEEFEDAWSKTLSNFEFRSSETDDITTRVTDILKENLISRGLHKHMNKLEVNGQNQTASFQVSDEHFGYRSRLKHMFEDNNRQQKLEAQRVACNIIEEYNQFVAEKSSLPAEFSDSYITTLLDNVEKALKETSMEIRSAFEVELKVYLCSSACQDFQNLHDRYAKNSELLTGITSSKSTYKAEFTYQFRKRDQCQRVAQAFTSMIIKPTVSDYIYRPLGMCIVEEIQGKAQQYQSPRAFHQSLLEELIEEDCFESFLEYLLSYENIRVRKIQETVVAHLSESTSLNKWRQQRLGEIIGKIAAAVSQTTDGTNGVLSDTKPLLESVCLNLEKDGDVDVSRASLDGPFFSITTEWDRFVTCLMELLARMRLDLAQEFSQNVDITQLLQCLPDQPQCFLLSRVRGCDQQCPLCGAPCELSEMGHEVHRALLHRPKDRLSCDSGSLCCPLSCPVSMTEDNPGMSKDIEDTSVACRVLHSLYPDWIISPEDPNSQMPSAYWRYVLARFSERFAKEYKQGPTKIPEEWKKITKEEALYSLKEAFLPE; this is encoded by the exons AACCTCTAAAGGTCAATGTACAGACAGATGTCCTAAATTTGATGGGCCTGGAAGCCTCCGGGACTACGCCATTGGACCCAGCATATATTTTGGACATCAGCACTTGGGCTCTGGAGAACCAGGAACCTATGGAGCCCAAGGATCTACCAAATGCTTTCCTCCAACGCCTTTGGCTGCTCAGCCCAGATGCCCGCAGTCCTTGCTGCAAACCTCTGCATGATGTTCTAAAAAATGCCAACAAATCACCTGAGGAGATAATCAATGATTTCGGAGGAGAAAGCCAGAGTGCCATCAACCCTCTTGATCTAGTTTCAGCTGTCTTTATGTCTGCTAACACTTTCCTTCAGCAGGAAATGACAGTCCGCATGTTGCAATGCCAGTTTGCTGTGCCACTGGTCCTTCCAAACATAGATCCAGAAGAACCTAGTCATTTCCTTCTTTGGCCATTGAGAGGTGCTGTAAGCAAATGGAGGTCTCATTTGCCGGATAATAACAGTAAGGTCTACGAGGGGGATTTGGCAAGTACATACATGCCTATAGTTTCTTGTGTAAAGCTTGGTTACAGTGGTGTCTCTAAGTCCCAGGTACTAAATAATGTTATAAGTGGACTCAGATCTCCCAGTGAGACATTTCTCCACAGAGGATTGGATGGAGGACAGCTTCCACGTAGGCTTTCCAATGGCCTGGTAGAGGTTGGATGGTATCTACCCACTGGAGACACTACCAGAGATATTTTCCCTGTCCCTGTGGTAATCTCTAACCTCCGTGGTGATGCCAGTTCACATGAAAAATGCCTCAGCCTTTTATGTAAAGTGTCTTCAGCTGTGGTTGTTTTCTGTGGGGATCttagggagaaagaaaaactaaTTCTTGCCTCCTGCAAAAATATGGCCAGCAAGCTCATATTGATTGATCTATCAGATGCTGAGAAGAATGAGAACAGAGTTGTGGGGTTTACTGGTCCCAACCTTGAAGAATACATGGGGGTTCCCAGAGGATCAGTGCTGCAAGGGAGAGATTTGAGTGAGGAGGAACTGGCTAATAGGCTGTGTGACACCCTGAAAGATCTGTTACCATATGAGCTGAAACATGTTACACTTGAGGCAGCAGCAAAATTAGCAAAGGAACATGGCTTTAATTTAGATGAAGGGGCAGCCTGTGAGAAGGCAATGGCCACAGTGGAGGAAGTATTGAGAGGTTTAGATGAGGGATCTGCTCAATTTAGAGAGAAACAGATTCCTTTGCAGGGGCCTTTGTGGAGCAAACTTGCTGAAATAGAAAAGGAGGAGagtaaacagagaaaagaaggaaaagaaattgaTCCCCaactacaaaaagaaaagaaagacatctTGTTAGAGTTGAGCAGCTACAAGATGACACCAGCGATGAAGATTTTCACGGATGCACTTTTCACAGATACAGTGGAGAGAACTTATTTCCTCAGTAGGATGAAACTGAGGCTTTTGCAGAAGCAAATCCAAAAACCAAATAGCCCACAAGATATAGTCACAAACCTGCAGACAGAAATGAAGGCTGGCTTGCCAGAATTTTATGATGAGCTTCAAAATGGAACCAACGACAACCTTCTGGACAGTGATAGTTTCTGCACAGATTCAACATTCAATGAGGAAACAACAGAAGAGCAGCACGTTTCTGAGCAACACCAAATGTGTCTAGATGTTTCCTTTGATCAAGTAGCATCATCTTCACAGCCTTCTGAACCTGATCCGTCCACGCTGGGACTGGAGCACTTTTTGCGTGAGATGGGCTTGATTTTTGAGTTAACACACATGAGCCCCAGCAGTGGGAGCCACAATGTGTTGCGTCTACCTAGCTTAGCTACAGACCTTCTTCTCTATGGAATTCCACTTGAACTAATGGATGGAGATGCCTCAAACATTCCCATCCACTGGCTGGGTTGTGTCTTTGCAGAGCTTAAACGCCGCCTTCCTCAAGAACAGTGCAGGACTCGAGTGCTGACAAACCTCGGAGTACATCATGATAGGAACACTGAGGTTCTTTATGCATTATTTGGGGTGAGATTCCCTGATGGAAGGAAAAGAGCCACCAGAGGGGTGTACATGACTGCCCTGTGTCTCCCTGATAACCTCAGAAAGGACATGGAgtttgattttctgtttttgattGATGCAGGTCTCTGCACAATGTCTCTAGACAACACAAGAAACATGCTGATCCACGACAATGAGATGGCCACTGTTGCAACAGGATTGAGTGATGTCTTAATGCAGAGCATCTCTTCACATGTGGGTACTGATTTTGAAGCTAACTTCACTGTCATAGTCAATGCTCTCCTACGCATCAACGAATGTGGCTCCATGCCTATTTGCCAACTCCTGGCCCAGGATGAAAGCATAAACACCTTGTTACAAGCATCCCAGTTAAGACGTGTATCAGATATGCTTCAAGCTGAGATTGGGGACAGAGGAAACAGCAATGCTAATAACCATTATGCAAAAACCACAAACTCCATCACCTGTCTCAAAGGGCCATGGTACAATATGTCCCTCTCTGATCCAATTGATACACAGTATAGTAAGGCTGTGTTAAAGCTTAAGCAAAACCTGTTTGAGGCATTGAAGAAGTGTGCAGCTAAGTCCAAAGCCAAAGGTCTGCCTGAATTTATGAGCCATTTGTGCGCTGTTTGGGATGCAGTGAAAGCAGAGTCATTCTCCATTAGTATGAACAATACTGACATAGCTTTAGCCTTCTCTTTATTTTGCACAGAGCTTTCCCAGTGGGAGAATACTTTCCTGGAACACACTGAAAGCTGGCTCAATGGGGCAAGAAGGACAATCTTCGACACAAAGGCAAAAGCTGTAGACGCTTTGATCCAAAATGGCCTTCTGAGTGAGCTAAAGGATGAAGCCAGAGAGGAAGTCAAAACAGAGGTGGACACACTCAGGTCCAAAGGAGAGGCCTATTTGATGAAAGAAAACAGTCTCAAAATGAACACATTCAGGCCAATCCTAGTGAGCCATATGGATGACCTTCAGGAGCGAGTAACTGAAGAGCTAATACAAAGGTTGGGGACAGTCAATGAGAGCCATTGCTCTAAAACACAGCTTGAACATTTTGAAGCCTTACTGGAAAAAGAACAGGAATCCAAGCTACACACACTGTTAGAGAAGAGCAAGGCAACCAAAGTTCTCCTTCAAGATACAGAGCTAGAAGAGGAGTTTGAGGATGCATGGAGTAAGACATTGTCAAACTTTGAGTTCAGGTCTTCAGAGACAGATGATATTACTACAAGAGTGACTGATATTTTGAAAGAGAATCTAATCAGCCGTGGTCTCcacaaacacatgaataaacTTGAAGTAAACGGCcaaaaccagacagctagcttcCAAGTTTCTGATGAGCACTTTGGATACCGCAGCAGATTAAAGCACATGTTTGAAGACAACAACAGACAGCAGAAGTTAGAAGCTCAACGGGTAGCATGCAATATCATAGAAGAATACAATCAATTTGTAGCAGAAAAATCTAGCTTACCAGCAGAGTTCTCTGACAGCTACATTACAACACTTTTAgacaatgttgaaaaagctttaaaagaaaCATCAATGGAAATCAGATCAGCTTTTGAAGTGGAACTGAAAGTTTatctctgcagctctgcatGCCAAGACTTTCAAAACCTACATGACCGCTATGCCAAGAACAGTGAACTTTTGACAGGTATCACATCAAGTAAGAGTACCTACAAGGCAGAGTTTACCTACCAGTTCAGAAAAAGAGACCAGTGCCAGAGGGTGGCTCAAGCATTTACCTCCATGATCATCAAACCTACAGTGTCAGACTACATCTATAGACCACTGGGGATGTGTATTGTAGAAGAAATCCAAGGTAAAGCCCAGCAGTATCAGTCCCCACGGGCCTTCCACCAAAGCTTGCTGGAAGAGCTCATAGAGGAGGACTGCTTTGAAAGCTTCCTGGAATATTTGCTTTCCTATGAAAACATCAGGGTAAGGAAGATCCAGGAGACAGTGGTGGCTCACCTTTCTGAATCAACCAGCTTGAATAAATGGAGACAACAGAGACTTGGAGAAATCATTGGAAAGATTGCAGCAGCAGTGAGCCAAACAACGGACGGTACCAATGGAGTGCTGAGTGATACAAAGCCGCTACTGGAGAGCGTGTGCCTCAATTTAGAGAAAGATGGAGATGTGGATGTCAGTAGGGCCTCTCTGGATGGACCTTTTTTCAGTATCACAACAGAATGGGATCGCTTTGTCACATGTCTAATGGAATTACTGGCTAGAATGCGGTTGGACCTAGCCCAGGAGTTCTCCCAAAATGTGGACATCACCCAACTTCTTCAGTGCCTTCCAGATCAGCCCCAATGCTTCCTTTTAAGCAGAGTGAGAGGCTGTGACCAGCAATGCCCTCTCTGCGGAGCCCCCTGTGAGCTGAGCGAGATGGGGCATGAGGTTCACAGGGCTCTGCTCCACAGGCCCAAAGACAGGTTGTCCTGTGACTCAGGTTCTCTATGCTGTCCTCTCAGTTGCCCTGTAAGCATGACAGAGGACAACCCAGGCATGAGCAAAGACATAGAAGACACGTCTGTGGCATGCAGGGTCCTCCATTCCCTCTACCCAGACTGGATCATCTCCCCTGAAGACCCAAACAGCCAGATGCCTAGTGCTTACTGGAG GTATGTGTTGGCGAGGTTCAGTGAGAGGTTTGCAAAGGAATACAAGCAGGGGCCAACAAAGATTCCTGAGGAGTGGAAGAAGATAACTAAGGAGGAGGCATTGTACAGTCTGAAGGAGGCCTTCCTACCTGAATGA